One stretch of Miscanthus floridulus cultivar M001 chromosome 18, ASM1932011v1, whole genome shotgun sequence DNA includes these proteins:
- the LOC136523008 gene encoding WAT1-related protein At1g09380-like, translated as MASNGEADRQAPPEEEEIVVEMPVKPAPPPPSVKASPAGAGAGAGASSWETAALPLSMVVVQAFTVVMLLLSKLALNTGMRPCVLIVYRNLVATGAVAPLAFFFEREMWKKLNLAVLGWISLNATFAVVLAMGLYYYGLQVTSAAYSVVFLNLIPIVTFVIAILVRAEKVSLGKWPGRLKVLGALTCVGGTMIVSLLKGHLLHLWPKHLLNTSLADAPASGGHHHDMLTGTLFLCGSCLSYALWFIVQARLGKVFPSRYWGTMLTCLSGSIQAFIISVFLSHDRADWRLKWDLQLLTVVYSGVLNTGITFVLISWAVSRRGPIYPSMFNSLSLIITTVMDSLLLGTKIYVGGVVGALLIIVGLYAFLWGKGKELQAAAVEKKKLKQEQEEEEQRRGESEMT; from the exons ATGGCGTCGAACGGGGAGGCGGATCGGCaggcgccgccggaggaggaggagatcgtAGTGGAGATGCCCGTcaagccggcgccgccgccgccgtcggtgaAAGCTTCACCGGcgggggccggggccggggcgggGGCGTCGTCGTGGGAGACGGCGGCGCTGCCGCTGAGCATGGTGGTGGTGCAGGCGTTCACGGTGGTGATGCTGCTCCTCTCGAAGCTGGCGCTCAACACCGGCATGCGCCCCTGCGTCCTCATCGTCTACCGCAACCTCGTCGCCACCGGCGCCGTCGCTCCACTCGCCTTCTTCTTCGAGAG GGAAATGTGGAAGAAACTGAACTTGGCTGTGTTGGGTTGGATTTCCTTAAATGCAACATTTGC AGTTGTGTTGGCCATGGGGCTGTACTACTACGGCCTGCAGGTCACAAGCGCCGCGTACTCCGTCGTCTTCCTGAACCTGATCCCAATCGTGACCTTCGTCATCGCCATCTTGGTCAG AGCCGAGAAGGTGTCGCTGGGGAAGTGGCCTGGCAGGCTGAAGGTCCTGGGCGCTCTGACGTGCGTGGGCGGGACGATGATCGTTAGCCTGCTCAAAGGCCATCTTCTGCACCTGTGGCCTAAGCACCTGCTCAATACCTCCCTCGCCGATGCGCCGGCGAGCGGTGGCCATCACCATGACATGCTCACCGGCACACTGTTCCTGTGCGGCAGCTGCCTGAGCTACGCCCTGTGGTTCATCGTACAG GCAAGGCTTGGGAAGGTGTTTCCATCAAGGTACTGGGGGACGATGCTGACGTGCCTGTCAGGAAGCATACAGGCCTTcatcatcagcgtgttcctcAGCCATGACAGGGCAGACTGGAGACTCAAGTGGGACCTGCAGCTTCTGACGGTCGTCTACTCG GGTGTGTTGAACACGGGCATCACCTTCGTCCTCATCTCATGGGCGGTGAGCCGTCGCGGGCCAATCTACCCTTCCATGTTCAACTCACTGTCACTGATCATCACCACGGTGATGGACTCGCTCCTGCTCGGCACCAAAATCTACGTTGGAGG GGTGGTGGGAGCGCTGCTGATCATCGTGGGGCTGTACGCGTTCCTATGGGGGAAAGGCAAGGAGCTGCAGGCTGCGGCGGtggaaaagaagaagctgaagcaagagcaggaagaggaggagcagaggCGGGGCGAAAGCGAGATGACCTAG